AAAAACGAAATAGCTGAAACTATCAAAGAAAATATCGAGGCGCTCAAAGAGGTGATACCTCAAATAAAGGAGGTTGAAGTAGGAATCAATTTCAACAGTTCAGATGCAGCTTTTGATCTTAGCCTCTATTCGGTATTTGATTCCAGAGAGGATCTTGAGATCTACCAGAACCATCCTCAACATCTGAAAATCGCGGAATATATTGCTAAAGTAAGAACACAGAGAGTCGTTTGCGACTATGAATTTAAAGGCAATAATTAATAACTATAATTGAAAAGTTTATTCTGTATCTTGAAACGTAAAACAAATATCAATAAATGTAAATGGAGTTTTTATGGAGAATTCCGCTGCAGAAAACCTGCCTGATAAAAACAAGAAAACAACGGAAGAGGGAGCTGTTCCGGTTGCTAACTTCATCCGGGACATAATCCGGGAGGATTTAAAAAAGGGTAAATGGCAAAAAGTGGTTACCCGTTTTCCGCCTGAACCCAACGGGTATTTACATATTGGACATGCAAAAGCTATATGTATCGATTTTGGCATGGCTGCTGAGCATGGGGGCGAGTGTCATCTGCGGTTTGATGATACCAATCCCGCAAAAGAGGAACAGGAATATATCAGAGCCATACAAGAGGATATAAAGTGGCTTGGTTTTGATTGGGGAGACCATCTGTACTATGCATCGGATTATTTCGAACAGATGTACCATTGGGCAATCGAGCTTATCAAGGCCGGGAAAGCCTATGTAGATGATCTCAGTGCTGATCAGATCCGGGAATATCGCGGTACACTGACCCAGCCGGGAAAAGAAAGTCCCTATCGCAATCGTTCGGTAGAGGAGAATCTTG
This is a stretch of genomic DNA from Fibrobacter sp.. It encodes these proteins:
- the glnS gene encoding glutamine--tRNA ligase; this translates as MENSAAENLPDKNKKTTEEGAVPVANFIRDIIREDLKKGKWQKVVTRFPPEPNGYLHIGHAKAICIDFGMAAEHGGECHLRFDDTNPAKEEQEYIRAIQEDIKWLGFDWGDHLYYASDYFEQMYHWAIELIKAGKAYVDDLSADQIREYRGTLTQPGKESPYRNRSVEENLDLFQRMRNGEFEDGSRVLRAKIDMAHPNMNMRDPVMYRILKVAHHRTGTTWKIYPMYDWAHGLEDSIEGVTHSLCSLEFEDHRPLYDWFLDQLGVHHPQQIEFARLNLTYTVMSKRKLLELVRNKYVNEWDDPRMPTLSGLRRKGYTPEAIRNSS
- a CDS encoding Dabb family protein; translation: MIKHIVMWKLIDYYEGKTKNEIAETIKENIEALKEVIPQIKEVEVGINFNSSDAAFDLSLYSVFDSREDLEIYQNHPQHLKIAEYIAKVRTQRVVCDYEFKGNN